One window of Pseudomonas sp. ML2-2023-3 genomic DNA carries:
- a CDS encoding efflux RND transporter periplasmic adaptor subunit gives MLRHALSRAVPVCLVFLLSGCGQQEPAKISISPAMVVHPQPSALASQSYPGEVRARFDPQLAFRIAGKVTRRLVDEGERVKANQPLAELDPQDVRLQLDATRAQVAAGQANLNLVRAERDRYKTLLDRQMVSRSQFDNAENLYRSGVAKLQQLKAEQDVASNQASYAVLRAPQDGVIAQRQVEVGQVVNAGQTVFTLAADGEREVLISLPEQDFSRFKIGMPVAVELWSQPGQRFSGRIRELSPSADPKSRTFAARITFTSGKVPAELGQSARVFIQGEGDSSLSVPLSALTAENGAAYVWRVGQGNKLEQVPVRVGPFGEKSVPVLEGLKADDWIVAAGVHVLHPGQEVRPIDRSNRAINVSAKE, from the coding sequence ATGTTGCGCCATGCCTTGTCCCGCGCTGTGCCTGTCTGTCTGGTGTTTTTATTGTCTGGATGCGGGCAGCAAGAGCCTGCAAAAATCAGCATCAGCCCGGCGATGGTGGTGCATCCGCAGCCTTCAGCGCTGGCAAGTCAGAGCTATCCCGGCGAAGTGCGCGCGCGTTTCGATCCGCAACTGGCGTTTCGTATCGCAGGCAAAGTCACCAGGCGCCTGGTCGATGAAGGTGAGCGGGTCAAGGCCAATCAGCCCCTGGCAGAGCTGGACCCGCAAGACGTGCGCCTGCAACTGGACGCTACCCGTGCTCAAGTGGCGGCAGGGCAGGCCAATCTGAACCTGGTGCGTGCTGAGCGCGATCGCTACAAGACCCTGCTGGATCGGCAGATGGTCAGCCGCTCACAGTTCGACAACGCCGAAAACCTCTACCGCTCTGGCGTTGCCAAGCTCCAGCAGCTCAAGGCCGAGCAGGATGTGGCCAGCAATCAGGCCAGCTATGCCGTGTTGCGCGCCCCACAAGATGGCGTGATCGCCCAGCGCCAGGTTGAAGTGGGGCAAGTGGTCAATGCCGGGCAAACCGTGTTCACCCTGGCAGCCGATGGTGAGCGTGAAGTGCTGATCAGCCTGCCGGAGCAGGATTTCAGCCGCTTCAAGATCGGTATGCCGGTGGCGGTTGAGTTGTGGTCGCAGCCCGGCCAGCGTTTCAGCGGCCGTATCCGCGAGCTGTCGCCATCGGCAGATCCAAAGTCACGTACCTTTGCTGCCCGTATCACGTTCACCTCTGGCAAGGTGCCTGCCGAACTGGGCCAAAGTGCCAGGGTTTTCATTCAGGGCGAAGGCGACAGTTCGCTGTCGGTGCCGCTGTCAGCCTTGACCGCCGAGAACGGCGCGGCCTACGTGTGGCGAGTCGGCCAAGGCAACAAGCTTGAGCAAGTGCCGGTGCGTGTGGGGCCTTTTGGCGAAAAAAGCGTGCCGGTTCTCGAAGGCCTCAAGGCCGATGACTGGATCGTCGCTGCCGGCGTGCATGTGCTGCATCCCGGGCAAGAGGTGCGGCCGATTGATCGCTCCAACCGGGCAATCAATGTTTCGGCCAAGGAGTAA
- a CDS encoding TetR/AcrR family transcriptional regulator, with protein MSDHPLPPNALGRPKDLAKRQSILDAAKTLFLTKGYANTSMDAVAGLAGVSKLTVYSHFTDKETLFSSAIMSKCTEQLPVLFFELPAGKPIEGVLLNIARGFQVLINSEESLNLHRLMVTLGSQDPKLSQIFLEAGPERVVHEMEGLLRKMDQSGALRIDDPHYAAEHFFCMLKGAPNFRLLFGGGEPLGPQESEAHVQEVVGMFMRAYRPE; from the coding sequence ATGTCTGACCATCCTTTACCCCCTAACGCTCTCGGCCGCCCCAAGGACCTGGCAAAACGCCAGTCCATCCTCGACGCCGCCAAAACCCTGTTTTTGACCAAGGGCTATGCCAACACCAGCATGGATGCCGTTGCGGGCCTGGCGGGCGTGTCAAAACTGACGGTCTACAGTCACTTCACCGACAAGGAGACCCTGTTTTCTTCGGCGATCATGTCCAAATGCACAGAGCAGCTACCGGTACTGTTTTTTGAGCTGCCGGCCGGCAAGCCCATTGAAGGGGTGTTGCTGAACATTGCCCGAGGCTTTCAAGTCCTGATCAACAGTGAAGAATCACTGAATCTGCACCGATTGATGGTCACCCTCGGCAGCCAGGATCCAAAGCTTTCGCAGATCTTCCTTGAGGCCGGACCGGAGCGCGTGGTGCACGAGATGGAGGGGTTGCTGCGCAAGATGGATCAGAGCGGCGCGCTGCGGATCGACGACCCGCATTACGCGGCAGAACACTTCTTCTGCATGCTCAAAGGCGCCCCCAACTTTCGCCTGCTGTTTGGCGGCGGTGAACCGCTGGGGCCGCAGGAAAGCGAAGCCCATGTGCAGGAAGTGGTGGGGATGTTCATGCGGGCTTATCGACCAGAGTGA
- a CDS encoding class I SAM-dependent methyltransferase, translated as MIEQAAGCRIKVEALDEAFQALAEQWAERLGLPLDEPDAEFALQLSAQGLQLQQLGPDAPGPVRVDFVEGGAAHRRLFGGGTGQMIAKAVGIQQGVRPRVLDATAGLGKDAFVLASLGCEMSLIERQPLIGALLEDGLARGLDDFEVAPIVSRMHLLKGNSIEVMRNWEGEPPQVIYLDPMFPHREKTALVKKEMRLFRPLVGDDNDAPALLEAALALATHRVVVKRPRKAPCIAGPKPSHALDGKSSRYDIYPKKALKP; from the coding sequence ATGATTGAGCAAGCAGCGGGCTGTCGTATCAAAGTCGAAGCGCTGGACGAGGCCTTTCAGGCCTTGGCCGAGCAATGGGCTGAGCGCCTGGGTTTGCCTCTGGATGAGCCTGACGCGGAGTTCGCCTTGCAGTTGAGCGCCCAGGGTTTGCAGTTGCAGCAACTGGGGCCGGATGCGCCAGGTCCGGTGCGGGTCGACTTTGTCGAAGGCGGTGCGGCCCATCGTCGTTTGTTTGGCGGCGGTACGGGGCAGATGATTGCCAAGGCGGTGGGTATTCAGCAAGGCGTGCGCCCACGGGTGCTGGATGCCACGGCGGGCTTGGGCAAGGACGCGTTCGTGCTGGCAAGCCTGGGCTGTGAGATGAGCCTGATCGAGCGCCAGCCGCTGATCGGTGCCTTGCTTGAGGACGGTCTGGCCCGTGGCCTGGATGACTTTGAAGTGGCGCCAATCGTGTCGCGCATGCACTTGCTCAAAGGCAACTCGATTGAAGTGATGCGCAATTGGGAGGGGGAGCCACCGCAGGTGATCTACCTGGACCCCATGTTCCCCCATCGTGAGAAAACCGCGCTGGTGAAAAAAGAAATGCGCCTGTTTCGCCCGTTAGTGGGCGATGACAATGATGCTCCGGCCCTGCTTGAAGCTGCGTTGGCGCTGGCGACCCACCGTGTGGTGGTCAAGCGGCCCCGCAAGGCACCGTGCATTGCGGGGCCCAAGCCAAGTCATGCGCTGGATGGCAAATCGAGCCGGTACGATATCTATCCGAAGAAAGCACTCAAGCCCTGA
- a CDS encoding energy transducer TonB, translated as MSDIHCAPIGFIAPIGDFGRHNSQITGSVNHLWKDFYAQALAEQSGTDALAAMDAELPASTENAEPRGGTHLLGTIVIQRHCEVQDTELRPPEALFLPIAEFELDLLPPPAVPYPPEDIVEQQHQQDFNNTWVRPIVMTQGHPLPDPGPGPEPRPLHLPIAEFEQDLLPPPAEPFDAITLIEQQRAMDFDLGWARPIVINNLRLAA; from the coding sequence ATGTCAGACATTCATTGCGCACCTATCGGCTTTATTGCGCCAATTGGCGACTTTGGCCGCCACAATTCGCAGATCACAGGCAGCGTCAATCACCTGTGGAAGGACTTCTACGCCCAGGCGTTGGCAGAACAGTCCGGTACCGATGCATTGGCGGCCATGGATGCCGAGCTGCCAGCCAGTACTGAAAACGCCGAGCCCCGTGGTGGCACCCACCTGTTGGGCACTATCGTGATCCAGCGCCACTGCGAGGTTCAGGACACCGAACTGCGCCCGCCTGAAGCCCTGTTCTTGCCCATTGCCGAATTCGAACTGGACCTGCTGCCGCCACCCGCCGTGCCCTACCCGCCTGAAGACATTGTCGAGCAACAGCACCAGCAAGATTTCAACAACACATGGGTGCGCCCGATCGTCATGACCCAGGGTCATCCGCTGCCCGATCCAGGCCCGGGGCCTGAGCCACGACCTTTGCATCTGCCCATAGCCGAGTTTGAACAGGACTTGCTGCCACCCCCCGCCGAGCCATTCGACGCCATTACGCTGATAGAGCAACAACGGGCGATGGACTTCGACCTGGGCTGGGCCCGCCCGATTGTCATCAACAACCTGCGCCTGGCCGCTTAA
- a CDS encoding DUF72 domain-containing protein produces the protein MTLTSLPYYLGCPSWSENAWREGLYPQNARSTDFLSLYAQVFNAVEGNTTFYARPAPATVERWAQSLPEHFRFTAKFPRDISHGGDLREQLQAAEDFLQLMGPLGGRVAPFWLQLPASFGPQRLSELVSFMDTLQRPLAIEVRHPEFFARGDAERLLNRLLMDRGVERICLDPRALFSCHSTDPAVLHAQSKKPKVPPRPAAFTQCPQVRFIGRPELEANDPYLLPWIEKVAGWIEEGRTPYVFLHTPDNHRAPELARRFHRQLSERLPGLPPLPELHQSQAREQLGLL, from the coding sequence ATGACCCTCACGTCCCTCCCTTATTACCTCGGTTGTCCGTCCTGGAGTGAAAACGCCTGGCGCGAAGGCCTGTACCCGCAGAACGCGCGTTCAACTGATTTCCTGAGCCTGTATGCGCAGGTCTTCAATGCCGTCGAAGGCAACACCACGTTCTATGCCCGCCCGGCACCGGCCACGGTTGAACGCTGGGCGCAAAGCCTGCCTGAACACTTCAGGTTCACCGCCAAGTTTCCACGGGATATCAGCCACGGCGGCGATTTGCGTGAGCAGTTGCAAGCCGCTGAAGATTTCTTGCAACTCATGGGGCCCCTGGGGGGGCGGGTAGCGCCGTTTTGGCTGCAACTGCCAGCCAGTTTCGGGCCTCAGCGCTTGAGCGAGCTGGTGAGCTTCATGGACACCTTGCAGCGCCCGCTGGCCATTGAGGTTCGTCATCCGGAGTTCTTTGCCAGGGGCGATGCCGAGCGGCTGCTCAACCGCTTGCTGATGGATCGCGGTGTCGAGCGTATCTGCCTTGATCCCCGGGCACTGTTCAGTTGCCACTCGACCGATCCTGCCGTGCTCCACGCTCAATCGAAAAAGCCCAAAGTGCCGCCTCGCCCGGCGGCCTTTACCCAATGTCCGCAGGTGCGATTTATTGGCCGCCCGGAGCTGGAGGCCAACGATCCTTATTTGTTGCCCTGGATTGAAAAAGTCGCGGGCTGGATCGAGGAGGGGCGTACGCCCTACGTGTTTTTGCATACGCCGGACAATCACCGCGCTCCTGAGCTGGCGCGGCGTTTTCATCGCCAATTGAGTGAGCGCTTACCGGGCCTGCCCCCACTGCCCGAGTTGCATCAATCCCAGGCTCGCGAGCAACTGGGCCTGCTTTAA
- the tsaB gene encoding tRNA (adenosine(37)-N6)-threonylcarbamoyltransferase complex dimerization subunit type 1 TsaB, producing the protein MSTLLALDTATEACSVALLHDGKVTSHYEVIPRLHAQKLLPMIKDLLAAAGIELSAVDAIAFGRGPGAFTGVRIAIGVVQGLAFALERPVLPISNLAVLAQRAHREHGATQVVSAIDARMDEVYWGCYREQAGEMRLQGAEAVLAPEATALPDGASGDWFGAGTGWGYAERLNVKPYAMDAGMLPHAEDLLTLARFAWARGEAIRADDAQPVYLRDKVAATKAERGV; encoded by the coding sequence ATGAGCACCTTGCTGGCCCTGGATACCGCGACTGAAGCTTGCTCAGTTGCCTTGTTGCACGATGGCAAGGTTACTAGCCACTACGAGGTGATCCCGCGCCTGCACGCGCAAAAGCTGTTGCCGATGATCAAAGACTTGCTGGCTGCGGCCGGGATCGAGTTGTCGGCGGTCGATGCCATTGCTTTTGGCCGCGGTCCTGGCGCCTTTACCGGTGTGCGCATTGCCATTGGCGTGGTCCAGGGGCTGGCCTTTGCGCTGGAGCGCCCGGTGTTGCCGATCTCCAATCTGGCGGTACTGGCCCAGCGAGCCCATCGCGAGCACGGCGCGACCCAGGTGGTGTCGGCCATCGATGCGCGAATGGACGAAGTGTATTGGGGTTGCTATCGCGAGCAGGCGGGGGAGATGCGTCTGCAAGGCGCTGAAGCCGTGCTCGCACCGGAAGCAACTGCCTTGCCGGATGGCGCCAGCGGTGACTGGTTTGGCGCCGGGACTGGCTGGGGGTATGCCGAGCGCTTGAACGTCAAGCCGTACGCAATGGACGCAGGCATGTTGCCTCACGCCGAAGACCTGCTGACCCTGGCCCGATTTGCCTGGGCCCGTGGCGAGGCCATCCGGGCCGATGATGCACAGCCGGTGTACTTGCGCGACAAGGTGGCAGCTACAAAAGCTGAACGTGGCGTTTGA
- the adk gene encoding adenylate kinase — protein MRVILLGAPGAGKGTQAKFITEKFGIPQISTGDMLRAAVKAGTELGLIAKGVMDSGGLVSDDLIINLVKERIAQPDCVNGFLFDGFPRTIPQAEALVKAGVELDHVLEIAVEDEEIVQRIAGRRVHEASGRVYHTVYNPPKVEGKDDVTGEDLVQRKDDTEETVRHRLSVYHSQTKPLVDFYQKLAAAQGKPKYSHVEGVGSVESITAKVLEALS, from the coding sequence ATGCGCGTAATTCTGCTGGGAGCTCCCGGGGCCGGTAAAGGTACTCAGGCAAAGTTCATCACTGAAAAATTTGGCATCCCGCAAATCTCCACCGGCGACATGTTGCGTGCAGCCGTTAAAGCCGGCACCGAGCTGGGCCTGATCGCCAAAGGCGTAATGGACAGCGGTGGTCTGGTATCCGATGACCTGATCATCAACCTGGTGAAAGAGCGCATTGCTCAGCCAGACTGCGTCAACGGTTTCCTGTTCGACGGTTTCCCGCGCACCATTCCGCAAGCTGAAGCCCTGGTAAAAGCCGGTGTGGAGCTGGACCACGTGCTGGAAATCGCCGTTGAAGACGAAGAGATCGTTCAGCGTATTGCCGGCCGTCGTGTACACGAAGCTTCGGGCCGCGTTTACCACACCGTCTACAACCCGCCAAAAGTGGAAGGCAAGGACGATGTGACCGGCGAAGACCTGGTACAGCGCAAGGACGACACCGAAGAAACCGTTCGTCACCGCCTGTCGGTCTACCACTCGCAAACCAAGCCGCTGGTGGACTTCTACCAGAAGCTGGCTGCTGCCCAGGGCAAGCCCAAGTACAGCCACGTTGAAGGTGTTGGCTCGGTCGAATCGATCACGGCCAAGGTGCTTGAAGCGCTGAGCTGA
- the ppc gene encoding phosphoenolpyruvate carboxylase, which translates to MTDIDARLRDDVHLLGELLGNTIRDQYGEAFLAKIERIRQGAKADRRGTTGEELSAILDALSDDEVLPVARAFNQFLNLANIAEQYELIHRREEGQAEPFEALVLPQLLERLLAEGHDPESLARQVSRLDIELVLTAHPTEVTRRTLIQKYDAIAEQLAAQDHRDLTLAEKSEIEQRLQRLIAEAWHTEEIRRTRPTPVDEAKWGFAVIEHSLWHAVPHMLRKADKALHAATGLHLPLEAAPIRFASWMGGDRDGNPNVTASVTREVLLLARWMAADLYLRDIDKLAADLSMQQATPQLLAVAGESAEPYRAVLKQLRERLRATRSWAHSALNSTQPAPSDVLQDNRELLEPLQLCYQSLHACGMGVIADGPLLDFLRRAVTFGLFLVRLDVRQDAARHASAMTEITDYLGLGRYEDWDEDARLIFLMRELNNRRPLLPSYFKPGADTAEVLATCREVAAAPGASLGSYVISMAGAASDVLAVQLLLKEAGLERPMRVVPLFETLADLDNAGPVIERLLLLPGYRAHLKGPQEVMIGYSDSAKDAGTTAAAWAQYRAQESLVNICREQGVELLLFHGRGGTVGRGGGPAHAAILSQPPGSVAGRFRTTEQGEMIRFKFGLPDIAEQNLNLYLAAVLEATLLPPPLPEPGWRVLMDELAADGVKAYRGVVRDNPQFVEYFRQSTPEQELGRLPLGSRPAKRRAGGIESLRAIPWIFGWTQTRLMLPAWLGWETALSQALARGEGEQLAQMREQWPFFRTRIDMLEMVLAKADADIARLYDERLVSPELLPLGAHLRDLLSQACSVVLGLTGQAQLMAHSPETLEFIRLRNTYLDPLHLLQAELLARSRRQQAAQDSPLEQALLVTVAGIAAGLRNTG; encoded by the coding sequence ATGACCGATATTGATGCACGCTTGCGCGATGATGTTCACCTGCTGGGTGAGCTGTTGGGTAATACGATTCGTGACCAATATGGCGAAGCTTTTCTCGCCAAGATCGAGCGCATTCGCCAGGGGGCCAAGGCCGACCGGCGCGGCACTACCGGCGAAGAGCTGAGTGCGATTCTGGATGCCTTGAGCGACGATGAAGTGCTGCCGGTTGCGCGAGCGTTCAACCAGTTTTTGAACCTGGCGAACATTGCCGAGCAGTACGAGCTGATCCACCGCCGTGAAGAAGGTCAGGCCGAGCCTTTCGAGGCGCTGGTCCTGCCTCAATTGCTCGAACGGCTGCTGGCCGAAGGGCATGACCCCGAGTCGCTGGCGCGGCAGGTCAGCCGTCTTGACATCGAACTGGTGCTCACCGCACACCCCACCGAGGTGACTCGTCGCACGCTGATTCAAAAGTACGACGCAATCGCTGAGCAGTTGGCTGCCCAGGACCATCGTGACCTGACCCTTGCGGAAAAATCCGAAATCGAACAGCGCTTGCAGCGGCTGATCGCTGAAGCCTGGCACACCGAAGAAATCCGTCGCACCCGCCCCACACCTGTCGATGAGGCCAAGTGGGGGTTTGCTGTGATCGAACACTCCTTGTGGCACGCCGTGCCGCACATGCTGCGAAAGGCTGACAAGGCGCTGCATGCGGCGACCGGGTTGCACCTGCCCCTGGAGGCGGCACCGATTCGCTTTGCTTCCTGGATGGGCGGCGACCGCGATGGCAACCCCAACGTCACCGCCAGCGTGACCCGCGAAGTGTTGCTGCTGGCGCGCTGGATGGCCGCTGACTTGTACCTGCGCGACATCGATAAACTGGCCGCTGACCTGTCGATGCAACAGGCCACCCCGCAGCTGTTGGCAGTCGCAGGGGAGAGTGCCGAGCCGTACCGCGCCGTGCTCAAGCAATTGCGTGAGCGCCTGCGGGCGACCCGCAGCTGGGCCCATAGCGCCCTGAACAGCACGCAGCCTGCACCGAGCGATGTGTTGCAGGACAATCGCGAGCTGCTGGAGCCGCTGCAGCTTTGCTATCAATCACTGCATGCCTGCGGCATGGGCGTGATCGCTGATGGCCCATTGCTCGATTTCCTTCGCCGAGCCGTGACGTTTGGCCTGTTTCTGGTGCGCCTCGATGTGCGTCAGGACGCGGCCCGTCACGCCTCGGCCATGACCGAAATCACCGACTACCTGGGCCTTGGCCGCTATGAAGACTGGGACGAAGATGCGCGCCTGATCTTCCTGATGCGCGAGTTGAACAACCGTCGCCCGTTGTTGCCCAGCTACTTCAAGCCCGGTGCCGACACCGCCGAAGTACTGGCGACCTGTCGCGAAGTGGCAGCCGCACCGGGGGCTTCCCTGGGGTCCTATGTGATCTCGATGGCCGGTGCCGCCTCTGATGTTCTGGCCGTGCAACTGCTGCTCAAAGAGGCCGGGCTTGAGCGCCCGATGCGTGTGGTTCCGTTGTTTGAAACCCTGGCCGACCTGGACAACGCGGGACCGGTGATCGAGCGGCTGTTGCTGTTGCCGGGTTATCGCGCACACCTGAAGGGCCCGCAGGAAGTGATGATCGGCTACTCCGACTCTGCCAAGGATGCGGGCACCACTGCGGCGGCCTGGGCGCAGTACCGGGCGCAGGAGTCACTGGTCAATATCTGCCGCGAGCAAGGCGTTGAATTGTTGTTGTTCCATGGTCGTGGCGGCACCGTGGGGCGCGGCGGTGGCCCGGCTCACGCGGCGATCCTGTCGCAGCCGCCGGGCTCTGTCGCGGGGCGCTTCCGTACCACGGAACAGGGCGAAATGATCCGTTTCAAGTTCGGCCTGCCGGACATTGCCGAGCAGAATCTCAATCTCTACCTGGCGGCCGTACTGGAAGCCACCTTGCTCCCGCCGCCCCTGCCGGAACCTGGCTGGCGGGTACTGATGGACGAATTGGCAGCTGACGGGGTCAAGGCCTACCGTGGGGTGGTGCGTGATAATCCACAGTTCGTGGAGTACTTCCGCCAGTCAACGCCGGAGCAGGAACTGGGGCGATTGCCGCTGGGAAGTCGTCCGGCCAAACGCCGGGCAGGCGGGATTGAAAGCCTGCGGGCCATCCCGTGGATTTTCGGCTGGACCCAGACCCGCCTGATGCTGCCCGCCTGGCTGGGTTGGGAAACCGCACTGAGCCAGGCACTGGCACGGGGCGAAGGCGAGCAGTTGGCACAAATGCGCGAGCAGTGGCCGTTCTTCCGTACCCGCATCGACATGCTGGAAATGGTCCTGGCCAAGGCCGATGCCGATATCGCCCGGCTCTACGACGAGCGTTTGGTGAGCCCGGAACTGCTGCCATTGGGTGCGCACTTGCGCGACCTATTGTCGCAGGCGTGCTCGGTGGTGCTGGGCTTGACCGGTCAGGCGCAGTTGATGGCACACAGCCCCGAGACCCTTGAATTCATCCGCTTGCGCAACACTTACCTCGATCCTCTTCATCTATTGCAGGCCGAGCTTCTGGCACGTTCGCGACGCCAGCAAGCGGCGCAGGACAGCCCTCTGGAACAAGCGTTGCTGGTGACTGTGGCCGGGATCGCGGCAGGCTTGCGTAACACCGGTTAA
- a CDS encoding DUF4398 domain-containing protein yields the protein MELKTMMTRTVKTTSPRLRGLKLAALAIGTSFVLAGCAGNPPSEQYAVTQSAVNNAVSAGATEYAPVEMKSAQDKLKQAELAMHDKKYDEARRLSEQAEWDARVAERKAQAAKAEKAVQDAQNAVQQLRQEGMRSVQ from the coding sequence ATGGAGTTGAAGACCATGATGACCCGCACTGTCAAAACCACCTCCCCTCGCCTGCGCGGGCTAAAACTGGCTGCGCTGGCAATCGGCACCAGCTTCGTTTTGGCCGGTTGTGCTGGAAATCCACCGTCAGAGCAGTACGCCGTGACCCAATCGGCCGTGAACAACGCCGTGAGCGCAGGCGCTACTGAATATGCACCGGTAGAAATGAAGTCGGCTCAGGACAAGCTCAAGCAGGCCGAGCTGGCCATGCATGACAAAAAATACGATGAAGCCCGTCGTCTCTCCGAGCAAGCGGAATGGGACGCTCGCGTAGCAGAGCGCAAAGCCCAGGCCGCCAAGGCAGAGAAGGCCGTTCAGGATGCTCAGAATGCCGTTCAGCAACTGCGTCAGGAAGGCATGCGCAGCGTTCAATAA
- a CDS encoding OmpA family protein: protein MRNTVMIPALLALSVGLAACSHQPNVNLENAKTNFSALQTNPESTKVAALETKDASEWLDKAEKAYLNKEDESKVDQLAYLTNQRVEVAKQTIALRTAENNLKNAGAARNQALLDARDAQIKQLKGMSAKQTERGTLVTFGDVLFQFGKSDLQPNGMRNINTLAEYLIQNPDRKVIVEGYTDSVGSAAFNQTLSERRAESVRNALVRKGVDPTRIVAQGYGKEYPVASNSTDSGRAQNRRVEVTISNDNQPVAPRSSMQ, encoded by the coding sequence ATGCGCAATACAGTAATGATCCCCGCCCTGTTAGCTCTGAGCGTTGGCCTGGCGGCGTGCTCGCACCAGCCGAACGTCAACCTGGAAAACGCCAAGACCAACTTCTCGGCCCTGCAAACCAACCCTGAGTCGACCAAGGTTGCAGCGCTGGAAACCAAGGACGCCAGCGAATGGCTGGACAAGGCCGAGAAGGCTTACCTGAACAAGGAAGACGAGTCCAAGGTTGATCAACTGGCTTACCTGACCAATCAGCGTGTTGAAGTGGCCAAGCAAACCATCGCGTTGCGCACCGCTGAAAACAACCTGAAGAACGCAGGCGCAGCCCGTAACCAGGCATTGCTTGATGCCCGTGATGCGCAGATCAAGCAACTCAAGGGCATGAGCGCCAAGCAAACCGAGCGCGGCACGCTGGTCACCTTTGGTGATGTGCTGTTCCAGTTCGGCAAGTCCGACCTGCAGCCCAACGGCATGCGCAATATCAATACCCTGGCCGAGTACCTGATCCAGAACCCGGACCGCAAGGTGATTGTCGAGGGTTACACCGACAGTGTCGGTTCGGCAGCTTTCAACCAGACGTTGTCTGAGCGCCGTGCTGAATCGGTGCGTAATGCACTGGTGCGCAAAGGCGTAGACCCGACCCGCATCGTGGCTCAGGGCTATGGCAAGGAATACCCTGTCGCGAGCAACAGCACCGATTCGGGCCGTGCCCAGAACCGTCGCGTTGAAGTGACCATCTCCAATGACAACCAGCCTGTAGCTCCGCGCTCCTCGATGCAGTAA
- a CDS encoding alpha/beta hydrolase — protein sequence MKTLAALCLLLSLSGCSSLLFYPEPGLPITPTAAGLEYRDVTLTAADGTRLSGWWLPAKKGVPLKGTVLHLHGNGGNLAYHLGATAWLPAQGYQVLMLDYRGYGLSQGSPGLPGVYQDIDAAFEWLQHQPHTQGLPLIVLGQSLGGAMGIHYLSEHPQQRARITAMVLDGVPASYREVGQFALSTSWLTWPLQVPLSWLVPDADSAIYAMPHMGGVPMLIFHSLDDPVVPLSNGLRLYQAAPLPKVLQLTRGGHVQTFADPTWRQVMLRYLDDPQHFNGVRRLGEIANYPASPNTEREPESQQ from the coding sequence ATGAAAACCCTGGCTGCACTCTGCCTGCTGTTGAGCCTCAGCGGATGCAGTTCATTGCTGTTCTATCCCGAGCCCGGTCTGCCGATCACCCCGACGGCGGCAGGCCTTGAATATCGTGACGTGACCTTGACGGCCGCCGATGGCACGCGCCTGAGTGGCTGGTGGTTGCCGGCCAAAAAAGGTGTACCCCTCAAGGGTACCGTGCTGCATCTGCACGGCAATGGCGGCAACCTGGCCTATCACCTTGGCGCTACTGCGTGGCTGCCAGCCCAGGGCTATCAGGTGCTGATGCTTGATTATCGCGGCTACGGCCTGTCCCAGGGCTCGCCGGGCTTGCCAGGGGTGTATCAGGACATCGACGCGGCGTTCGAGTGGTTGCAGCACCAGCCGCACACCCAGGGCTTGCCGCTGATTGTGCTGGGGCAAAGCCTGGGCGGCGCGATGGGGATTCACTACCTGAGCGAGCACCCGCAGCAGCGGGCGCGAATCACGGCCATGGTGCTCGATGGCGTTCCGGCCAGTTACCGCGAAGTGGGGCAGTTTGCCTTGAGTACGTCCTGGCTGACCTGGCCGTTGCAAGTGCCGTTATCGTGGCTGGTGCCCGATGCCGACAGTGCCATCTATGCCATGCCGCACATGGGCGGCGTGCCGATGCTGATCTTCCACAGCCTGGATGATCCGGTCGTGCCGCTTTCCAATGGCCTGCGCCTGTATCAAGCTGCGCCCCTGCCCAAGGTGCTGCAACTGACCCGTGGTGGTCACGTACAGACATTTGCCGACCCGACCTGGCGTCAGGTGATGCTGCGTTACCTGGATGACCCCCAACATTTCAATGGCGTGCGGCGACTGGGCGAAATCGCCAATTACCCCGCCTCACCGAACACCGAACGTGAACCCGAGAGCCAACAATGA